The Chloroflexota bacterium DNA segment TCGATGGGAGAGGGATGGGGTGAGGGTGCTACCGCGGGCGATGGAGGCCGCCGCCCGGCGCATGTCGAACGAGGAAGAGCGCCCCACTGCCCAAGCCAGGCCGCACACGTTCATCCAGCGCCCACCGGTCCGCGATGAACCGCGCTCACACGCCCGACCCGGTCCTCGCCGTCGAGAACCTCGCCATGTACTACGCGACGCGGGCCGGCGACGTGCGCGCCGTCGATGGGGTTTCGTTCGCCGTCCAGCGGGGGGAGTCCATTGGCCTGGTGGGCGAGTCCGGTTGCGGCAAATCCTCCATCGCCATGGCCCTGCTCAAGCTGCTGCCGGTGAACGCCCGCCTCGTCAGGGGCAAGATCCTGCTCAACGGCGCCGACCTCGCGCCGCTCTCTGACGACGAGATGCGGGCGCACCGGTGGAACCACATCGCCATGGTGTTCCAGGCGGCCATGAACGCGCTCAACCCCGTCTACCGGGTCGGCGACCAGATCATCGAGGCCCTTGACGCCCACATCCGGTCAACCCCCGAGATCTCGATGGAGCGCGTGCGGGAGCTCTTCGACCTCGTGAGTCTCGATCCAAGCTTCATTCCGCGCTATCCGCACGAGTACAGCGGCGGCATGAAGCAGCGCGCCGGCATCGCCATGGCCCTGGCCTGCGAGCCGGACCTGCTGATCGCGGACGAGCCAACCACGGCGCTCGATGTCATCGTGCAGGACCGCATTCTCAAGGAGCTGCGGAAGGTCCAAGAGGCTCTGAACATGAGCCTGATCTACATCTCGCACGACATGGCCGTCATCGCCGAAGTCAGCCACGCCGTGGGCGTGATGTACGCGGGCCGGATCGTGGAGTGGGGCGAGACGGTGGAGGTCTTTCACCGCCCGATCCACCCCTATACGCAGACGCTGATGTCGGCATTTCCCAGCGTGACCGGACCCAAGCACAAGCTGGCGATGCTTTCGGGCGAGCCCCCCAACCTGCTCACGCCGCCGCCCGGATGCCGCTTCCATCCGCGCTGTCCCTATGCCACCGACGTCTGTCGCTCGGAAGAGCCGCCCACGGTGCGCTCCGGCTCCCACTGGGCCGCCTGCTGGCACCCCCTCGACGGAGCGGCCGCCTGATGGCCACCGCCGCGTCCGTCGGGACCAGGCCCTTGGTCAAAGTCGAGGACCTGCAGAAGCGCTTCCCAGTCTCCGCCGGCCTCTTCGAGCGCAGCCACAGCTTCGTCCACGCCGTGGACGGCGTCTCCTTCGAGCTGGCCCGTGGCGAAAGCTTCGGCCTGGTCGGCGAGTCCGGCTGCGGAAAGACGACCACCGGACGGCTGCTGGTCCGGCTGGCCGAGCCAAGCGACGGGCGGGTGCTCTTCGACGACGCTGTGGGCACGCCAACCGACATCACCCACCTGTCCGGGGCGGACCTCAAGGCCTTTCGACGCCGGGCGCAGATGATCTTTCAGGACCCCTACGAGTCGCTCAATCCGCGCCGCACGATCTTCGACACCGTCGCCGAGCCGCTCAAGGTCCAGGACGCCTGCGGCCCGCACGAGTGCCTGGAGCGGGTTTCGCGCATGTTGGAAATGGTGGGGCTCACGCCCGCGGCGGCCTATCTCTTCCGCTATCCCCACGAGCTGTCTGGCGGGCAGCGGCAGCGGGCCGCCATCGCCCGGGCCCTGGTCATCGAGCCGATCTTCGTCGTCGCCGACGAGCCCACCTCGATGCTGGACGTCTCGATCCGAACCGGCGTCATGCAGCTGATGCAAAGCCTCGCCGACCGCCTGGGGATCAGCTACCTCTACATCACGCACGACCTGGCCGTGGCCCGCTACATGTGCTCCCGCATCGCCGTGATGTACCTCGGCAAGATCGTGGAAATGGGCGACACCGAGGCCGTGCTCCAGCACCCCAAGCACCCCTACACCCAGGCGCTGTTGTCCGCCGTGCCGATTCCCGATCCCACCGTGACCCGCGCCCCGGTCAGAATCGCCGGCGGCGTCTCGACGCCGGTGGACCCGCCGCCCCGCTGCCGCTTCTACGACCGCTGCCCAATCGCCGACGACTTCTGCCGCGACAACGACCACCCGCCGCTCGAATCCAAAGGCTCAGGCCAACTGGCGGCTTGCTACAAGGCGTAGTGCAGCGTTTCTGACCAATATGACATCATGGTCATATTGGTGAACGGGCGGCGTCGGGATAGAGGAGGCGCAGCGTGACCAGACGGGTGAGCGTGGCGCGGGCCAAAGCCGAGCTATCGGCGCTGATGGCGGCGGTCGCCTATCAAGGCCAGCACGTCGTGATTGAACGCCGAGGCAGGCCGATGGCTGCGCTGGTGAGCGTGGACGACCTTGACCGGATCGAGGCGGAGCGGGCGACCTCAGCGCGGCCGCGGGGCGCGCTAGCCCTCGTAAGAGCCTGGGAAGACGTCGGCGATTCCGAGATCGACGCGATGATTGCCGACATCTACGCCGCGCGCGAGCAAGACACCGGACGCGAGGTGGCGCTCGACGACTGATGTACCTCCTCGACACTGACGTTCTGAGCAATCTCCTAAAGCGCTCGCCCTCGATATCTCTGATCGCAAAGCTGGCCAGCGTGCCGGCGGAGCAGCAATTCACGTCGAGCATCACGCTCGGCGAGTTGATCTACGGCGCACAACGACGGGGGACAGAAGGGGATGTCCTGCTGCGTCGAATCGAAACCCTGCTCCTGCCCGAGCTGCCGGTGCTGCCCTTCGACACCGCCGCCGCGAGGCGTTATGGCGCACTGCGAGCCGAGTTGGAGCGGTGCGGAACGCCCTTGGGCGATGCCGACCTGCGCATCGCCGCCATCGCACTCGAGCGCGGTCTGAGCGTCGTCACCGGAAACCTGCGGCACTTCCAGCGGGTCCCGGGCCTGCCCGTCGAGAATTGGCTCTAGTCGAGAGCTTCTGATTGGTGTCGGTGCCGGAGGGTCAACGGTAGACCTGGTCTCGCCCGGCCACTCGCAGCACCAGAACCCGCAGCACTTCGTCCTGGAGGTCGCAGATCACGCGGCACCGCCCGACCCGGTAGCGCCACAAGCCGCCCATCGGTCCGGTCAATGCCTTGCCGCGCCGCCGCGGATCGTCGAGAACCGCGACAAGTTCGTCCATGTACTCAACCACGCGTCGCGCCATGCGCCGATCAAGCCTGCGAAGTTCCCTCAGCGCCGTGTCGGTGTAGTCAACCGTCCAGGCCAAGGTCGGCTTTCACGTCGGCTGCCGGGTGTACTGGCTCCTGCCCCTTGCGCACGCGCTCGAGCGCATCGGCGGCCAGGTAGTAGTCCTCGAGGTCGTCGATGCCGCCTTCAATCAGCTCGCGCAAGTAATAGGCCTTCGAGCGCCCGGTTTGCGCGGCGAGGAGGCGCAGCCGCTCCTCGGTTTCGCGAGACAGGCGGATCGACGTCGCCAAAAGTGATAGCTCTGAATGCAGTGAATACAAGTATGCATAGTATCTCGGGCGGCACCAAAAGTGTGGCGAGCGCTAAGCCGCCAATGCCGCCAGCCGGATCGAAGGCCGTCTCCACGCGGCGCAAACCGCCAGCAGCGAGGTCGAATTGGAGCATTGGCGTAGGTCCGCTCAGGGCGCCGCCGCGCGGCAAGAACCCGCGCTAGGCCGCGGCGAAACCGCCGGCGGAGGAGGTGGGATTCGAACCCACGACCGAGGGGAGCACCCCCGGTAACCGCTTAGCAGGCGGCCGCACTAGACCAACTATGCGACTCCTCCAAGTTCGGACCGGGCCGGATCGGGCATCGGGCGGAGGGGGTGGGATTCGAACCCACGAGGCGGGCAAGCCGCCTAGTGGTTTTCAAGACCACCTCCTTAAGCCACTCGGACACCCCTCCAGCTTTACCGAAGTATAGCCCGGCCAGACCGCCGCGGACCCGCGTGCCGCCTGGCTATGCTGGCGTCGCCCTGATGGCGGCGCACCGCGTGGCCACACTGGCGCGAGGCGAGGGGAAATCGGCGTGTGCGGCAAGGCTTCCGTGCCCCGCGGCTGCGACGATTCGCCGGACGAGGCGCTGCTGCGCGGGGCGGCGCTGTTCAATCAGCGCGCCTTCTATGCCCAACACGAGGTCCTGGAAGACGCCTGGCGGGCCGAAACGGGAACGGTGCGCGATCTGTACCGCGGGATCTTGCAGGTCGGCGTGGGGTGCTATCACCTTTCGCGCGGGAACCATCGCGGCGCCTGCAACCTGCTGCGCTACGGCTTGGCGCGCTTGGAGCGATTCGAACCGGTGTGCCTTGGGGTGGACGTGTCAGCGCTGCGGAGGGATGCGGCGCGGGCGCTGGCGGCGCTCGAAGCACTGGGTCCGGAGCGCCTGGATGAGTTTGACGATCGATTGCTCCCGCGGGTGGCCTTCGTCGCGCCGGAGACTGCCTAAGGACCGGACGACTCCCCGGCTTTGCCGTCCGCACCGCCTCCATCCACCACGGCACGTACGATGGCGCACTGAGGGCGTCGCGCCGAGATTCAGAAACGGTTCCGGGCCGTCGGCGGCGCTGAGTCGGGAGCCATTAACAAGACGCAGGGGGACCAAATGGCGGGGGCACTGGCCATCACCGGCGCCGGACGCGGCATCGGTCGAGCGATCGCGTTGCGCATGGCCCGCGAAGGCTGGGCCGTCGCGGTGTCCGACATCAACGGCGACAGCGCCGCCGCGGTGGCGGCTGAGATCGAGCAGACCGGCCGGCGCGCGCGCGGCGACGCGCTGGACGTCACCGACCCGGACGCCGTGTCGGCCTGGGTGAATGAGGTGGACGCCGACCTGGGCGGGCTCACCGGCGCGGTCGCAAACGCCGGCATCATCACCATCCGGCCGCTGCTGGAGGTTTCGCCCGATGAGTGGCGCCAGGTAATGGCGGTCAACCTGGACGGCGCGTTCTTCTTCTGTCAGGCCGCCGGACGGGTGATGACGCCACGCGGGAAGGGAAGCATCGTCATCATCTCCTCGGCGTCGTCCCGCCGACCCTCGCTGTGGCTGGGGCCTTACAGCACCAGCAAGACCGCGCTGCACGGGCTCACGCGCAATCTGGCCCTGGAGCTGAGCGAGCATCAGGTGCGCGTCAACGCCATCAGCCCCGGCCTCGTGGATACCGACATGTGGGAGAAGATCGACCGCGAGCGAGGCGGCCGCCAGGGGCGGGCAGCCGGCGAGGTGTTCGCCGAGATGATCAAGATGGTCCCCTTGGGCCGCGCCCAGGTGCCCGAGGACGTCGCCACCATTGCCGCGTTCCTGCTGTCGGAGGAAACCGAGTACATCACCGGGCAGAACATCAGCTACGACGGCGGGTTCCAGATGCCCTAAGCGGGCTCACGCGCGCGGCCGGGGCGCACTCCCCCCGCTCCGCCGCCACGGTCCGCCTTCCCCCCACTCCCCGGATGACACCTTGGCGTCGCAAATTCGTCATTCCGGCGGAAGCCGGAATCCAGTCCGGTTGCGCCTGGCTACATGGGGTGAGGCGGTTTGCGAACCGCCCGTGCCGGAATTGGCAAGCGTCTCTAGGTGGGAATGGGCTGGAAATTGGGTGCATGTCATGAATGCAGGGAACGCCTCCAGCGCGCATGACGATGGAATAAACGGCCTATCGCATGGCCGCGAAGTCCACCAGAAAAATCCCCGGCAGCAGAAAGCCCCGTTGCTATACTCGGGTCCCAGACGACTTTTCTTCGATTCCGAAGTAATAGAGGTGCGCGCTTGACCACTACCGACGACGCGCCGGCCGCCGCCGCCGTCGCGGAGACCATGCCGCCGGACGAGATGCCGGCGCTTGAGTCCATGGAAGCCTTGTTGGAAGAGGCAACCGCGCAGCTGCCGAGCATCGGCCGCGGCGACGTCCTCGAGGGCGTCGTCGTTGGCATCGAGCCCGACGAGATCCTGGTCGACATCGGCCTCAAGGCCGAGGGCTTCGTGCCCGAGCGCGAGCAGTGGGACAACCGGCTCGAGGAGCCCCGCCCGACCTATTCGCTTGGCGAGACGGTGCTCGTGTACGTGGTGCAGCCGGAGGGCGACGGGCGCGCCATGCTCTCCTTCCGCCGCGCCGAGCAGGAAAAGGTCTGGCGCGCCACCGAGGAGCTCTTCGAAAAGGGCGAGATCATCGACGCCACGATCCTCGAATACAACAAGGGCGGCGTCCTGGTGGACGTGGGGCCGCGCGGCTTCGTGCCGCTGTCACAGCTCACCAGCCTGCGCCGCGGCGCCAGCGACGAGACCGAAGACGAGTTGGCCGCGCGGCTGGCGGAACTGGTCGGCCGCAAGATCAACGTCAAGATCATCGAGCTCGACCGTCGCCGCAATCGCCTGATCCTCTCCGAGCGCGTCGCCGAGCGCGAGGTCCGGTCCCGCCGCCGCGAGGTGCTGCTGGACGAACTGCAGGTCGGTCAAGTGCGGCAGGGCATCGTGAGCAACATCTGCAGCTTCGGCGCCTTCGTCGACCTGGGCGGCGCGGATGGCCTGGCCCACATCTCCGAGCTCTCGTGGAGCCGGGTGGAAAGCCCCGAGGAGATTCTGAAGCCGGGTCAGGAGATCGAGGTCTACGTCCTGTCCCTCGACCGCGAGGACAAGAAGATCGCCCTCAGCCTGCGCCGCGCGACCAAGGACCCGTGGCAGTCGCTGGAGTCCAAGTACGGCGTGAACGAGATCGTCGAGGGCGAGGTGACCAAGCTGGCGCCGTTCGGGGCCTTCGTGCGGCTCACCGACGGCATCGAAGGGCTGGCCCACGCCTCCGATCTCGGCGACGCGGCGCTGGACTCGATGCGCGAAGGCGACTTCGGCAAGTTCCAGATCCTGAGCATCGACGCCGGCCGGCGGCGGATCCGGTTGTCTCCCTTACCCACCGAGGTCGCCGATAGTGCGACAATGGAGGCGTAGGCCACCGCCCACGGTCGACACCGGGGCCGCTGCAGGGGATGTCAGGTGAACGACCGCCTGAATAAGTTCACCGAGCGGGCGAAGAAAGTCCTGGTCTTTGCCCAGGACGAAGCGACTCGGTTTAATCACAACTACATCGGCACCGAGCACTTGCTGCTTGGTCTGGTGCGCGAGGGCGAGGGCATCGCCGCGCAGGTGCTCACCAACCTCGGCGTCGAGCTGAACAAAGTCCGCAACGCCGTGGAGTTCATCATCGGCCGCGGCGAGCGCATGGTGGTGGGCGACATCAGCCTCACGCCCCGCGCCAAGCGGGTCATCGAGCTCTCCATCGAGGAAGCGCGGCGGCTCGGGCACAACTACATCGGCACCGAGCATCTGCTGCTTGGCCTGGTGCGCGAGGGCGAAGGCATCGCCGCCGGCGTGCTCGAGAGCCTGGGCGTGAACCTCGAGAAGGTGCGGGCCCAGGTCGTCCAACTGGTGAGCCAGAACTCCACCGAGCGCGGTCGCGGCGAAGCGAAAAAGAGCGGCTCCAAGACTCCCGTCGCCGATCAGATGGGCATCGACCTCACCGCGGCGGCGCGCGCCGGCAAGCTGGACCCGGTGATCGGGCGTCACGACGAGGTCGAGCGCGTCATCCAGATTCTCAGCCGCCGCACCAAGAACAATCCGGCGCTCATCGGCGACCCCGGCGTGGGCAAGACGGCCATCGTGGAGGGTCTGGCGCAGCGCATCGTCTCGGGCGACGTGCCCGAGTCGCTTCGCGGCCGGCGGCTGCTCACGCTCGACATGGGTGCCCTCGTCGCCGGCACCAAGTATCGCGGCGAGTTCGAAGAGCGGCTCAAGAAGGTCATCGACGAGCTCAAGTCGGCCAGCGACTGCGCCCTGTTCATCGACGAGTTGCACACCGTGGTTGGCGCGGGCGCGGCCGAAGGCGCGGTGGACGCCGCCAATATCCTCAAGCCGTCGCTGGCCCGCGGCGAGCTGCAGGTCATCGGCGCCACCACCCTCGACGAGTACCGCAAATACGTGGAGCGCGACTCGGCGCTCGAACGCCGCTTCCAACCCGTCACCGTGCGCGAGCCGTCGATCGACGAGACCATCGCGATCCTGACCGGCGTGCGCCCGCGCTACGAAGAGCACCACCGCGTCCAGATCACCGACGACGCGGTCAAGGCCGCCGCCGAGCTGGCCGGCCGCTACGTCACCGATCGCTTCCTCCCCGACAAGGCCATCGACGTGATGGACGAGGCGGCGGCCAAAGTCAAGATTCGCCACGGCATGCCCCCGCGCGCCGTGCGCGAGTTGGAAGCGAAGCTCGAGCAGATCACCAACGACAAAGCGCGCACCATCAACGAGCAGCGCTTCGAGGACGCCAACGAGCTGCGGCAATCCGAGCAGCAGCTGCGCATCGAGTTGAACGAGGCGCGGCAATCCTGGACCTCCGAGCAGGGCGAAGGACCGCCGCACGTCGGCGAGGACGAGGTGAGCCAGGTCGTCGCCATGTGGACCGGCATTCCGGTCACCCGCATTCGCCAGGAGGAGTCCGAGCGCCTGCTGCACATGGAAGACGTGCTCGCGCGCCGCATCGTCAGCCAGCAGGAGCCGATCCACGCCGTCGCCAGCGCCGTGCGCCGCGCGCGCGCCGGGCTCAAGGACCCGCAACGGCCCATCGGGGCCTTCATGTTCCTCGGCCCGACCGGCGTCGGCAAAACGCTGCTGGCCCGCGCGCTGGCCGAGTTCATGTTCGGCAGCGAGGACGCCCTCATCCGTATCGACATGTCGGAATACATGGAGCGCCACGCGGTATCGCGTCTTGTGGGCGCGCCGCCCGGCTACGTGGGCTACGAGGAGGGCGGTCAGCTCACCGAGGCCGTCCGCCGCCGGTCCTACGCGGTGATCCTGCTCGACGAGGTCGAGAAGGCGCACCCCGAGGTGTTCAACATCCTGCTCCAGCTCATGGACGACGGGCGATTGACCGACGCCAAGGGCCGCACGGTCGACTTTCGCAACACCATCATCATCATGACCTCCAACGTCGGCGCGCAGCACATCAAGCGCGGCGCGGCGCTTGGCTTCCACTTCGACGAGGGCGAGCAAGCCGACGAGGCTCGCTACAAGAACATGCGGGCCAAGGTGCTGGGCGAGCTGCGCAAGCTCTTCCGGCCCGAGTTCCTCAACCGCGTCGACGGCACCGTGGTCTTTCACGCGCTCACCCGCGCCGACGTCGAGGCCATCGTGGATCTCGAGCTGGGCCGGGTGCGCCTGCAGTTGAGCGAGCATGAGCTGGAGTTGGAGGTCACCTCCGAGGCCAAGTCACTGCTGGCCGAGCGGGGCTACGACCCGGACTTCGGCGCCCGCCCGCTGCGACGCGTGATCCAGAATCTCATCGAGGACCCGCTGGCCGAGGAGCTGCTCCGCGGCGCCTTCGCCACCGGCTCGAAGGTAATCGTGGACCGCGCCGGCGACGAGCTCGACATCACCACCCGAGCCCCTGTCAGCGCCTAGTCGGGCCCGCGCGCCGCGATGCGCGCGCCCAAACGTTTGCGAAGCCGGTTGAATCCCCGGCGCCTCCGCTCCGTCATTCCGGCGGAAGCCGGAATCCAGTCCGGTCGAACCCGAGGGTGCGCCGAATGGCTGGGGTAGAGGCGAGCCTGAGGCCCTTGTGTAGCTTCGCCAATGGGGATTGGCCGGTGGGCCCGGTCCCCTCTCCCTGGAAGGGAGAGGGCTAGGGTGAGGGTCATTCGGAACTTGTACGCGGGGTTTCGACCAATACCGCAAAGGCCCCCCGATGGCTAAGCCACGCGCCAGCTTCATCTGCGAGGACTGCGGCGCGCGCCACCAGCAGTGGAGCGGGCAGTGCGGGGCCTGCGGCGGCTGGAACAGCATCACCGAGCACCGCCCGACGCGCGCGGCGTCTTCGGCGTCGGTCGCCGCGGTGCCGCTCGGCGCGGTCGAGGACGATGCCGCCGCGAGGCGCTCGACCGGCATGAGCGAATTCGACCGCGTGCTGGGCGGCGGTCTGGTCGACGGCGCGCTCATTCTCATCGGCGGCGACCCGGGCATCGGCAAGTCCACCCTCGTGCTGCGCGCCGCCGCCGCGTTGGGGACCGACCGGCGCCCCGTGCTCTACGTCGCGGCGGAGGAGTCGCCCCAGCAAGTCCGCATGCGGGCGCGGCGCATGGGTCTCGAGGCCAGCGCCATTCACGTCTACCCCGACACCGAGGTCGGCGGCGCGCTGGCCGAGGCCGAGCGGCTGCGCACCGGCCTGGTCGTGGTCGACTCCATTCAGACCGTGCGCGTCGAAGGCCTGGCCGCGGCCCCCGGCAGCGTCAGCCAGGTACGCGAGGCCACGGTCCAGATCATGCAGTTCGCCAAGGCGTCCCAAACCCCCGTGATGTTGGTGGGCCACGTCACCAAGGAAGGCACGGTGGCCGGGCCGCGAACCCTCGAGCACATCGTGGACACGGTGCTTTACCTCGAAGGCGACGACTTCCACGCCCAGCGCCTGCTGCGGTCGGTGAAGAACCGCTTCGGCCCGACCTTCGAGGTGGCGGTGTTCGAGATGCGCGGCGACGGCCTGCACGAGGTGCCCAATCCCTCCGCGCTTTTCCTGGCCGAGCGCGACGCCCGCGCGCCGGGCTCGGCGGTGGCCGTGCCTTTGGAGGGCACCCGGCCGCTGGTCGTCGAGATTCAAGCGCTGACGGCGCCGACGGCCTACGCCCTGCCCAAGCGCCTGGCCACGGGATTCGACCTCAACCGGCTGCACATGCTGCTGGCGGTGCTGGGCCGCCGCGCCGGTGTGCAGCTCGGCCAGCATGACGTCTACGTCAACGTGGTCGGCGGCCTGCGGCTGCGCGAGCCCGCGGTCGACCTGGCAGTGGCGGTGGCCATCGCGTCCAGCGCGCGCGACCAGGCGCCCGGACCGCAGGTCGCGGCGATCGGCGAGCTGGGTCTCTCCGGCGAGCTGCGCTCGGTGCCCTCGGCGGCGGTGCGCGTGCGCGAGGCCGAGCGACTGGGCTTCACTCGCTGCCTGGTGCCGACCGCCAGCGCCCGCAACGGCGCGACCGAGGGCCTCGGGGCCGCGAATCTCGCGGAGGCCCTCGCTCTCGCGTTGCCATGACCGCGGGCCCCGTGGACGCGGTGGTGCTGGCCGCGGGCGGCGCAACCCGCATGGGCGGCGAGGACAAGCTGCTGACGCCCCTGGGCGACGCGCCGTTGATCGTCTGGAGCCTGCGCGCCTTCGAGCAGGCGCCCGAAATCCGCCACGTGGTGGTGACCACCAGCCCGGCCAACCGCGACCGGCTCGCCGACGTGACTCGCGCGGCCCGGTTCACCAAGGTGACGCGCGTGGTGCTGGGCGGAACGTCCCGCGCCGGGTCGGTCCTCTGCGGACTTGAAGCGCTCGCGGATTTCGGCGCGGCGTTCGCCGCCATCCACGACGGCGCGCGCCCGTTCGTGACCCCCGACATCATCGCGCGCGGCGTCCAGGCGGCACGCGTGCACGGCGCGGCGGTGGCCGCCGTGCCGTCCGTCGACACCGTCAAGCTCGTCACGCCCGCGGGCCGGGTCAGCCGCACGCTGCCGCGCGAGCAGGTGTGGCTGGCCCAGACGCCCCAGATTGGTCCGCTGGACTCCCTGCTCCAGGCCCACCGGCGCAACCGCGACCGCTTGGGCGATTTCACCGACGACGTGGCGCTGCTGGAACACGAGGGCGTGCCCGTGCACGTCTTCGAGTCCGACGCCGACAACGTCAAGATCACGCGGCCCGCGGACCTGCAGGCAGCACGTGTCCGGGTCGCGTCAATGCCCGGCTATCCTGACGCCATGACCGCCCCTGACACGCAGCAGTGATGGCTGACGCCCAGCAAGCCCCGGCCCCCGCCCCGCGCCGTCGACGCCGCGACATTCGCGAGCGCATGGAAAGCGCGCGGCTGGCGTCCTGGGAGCTGCTCGAGGACCCCGATCTTGCGATCTTTACCATCGAGCGCCCCGACGGCGAGCCGTTCGCCGAATTCGAGCCCGGCCAGTACACCCAGCTCGCCTTCTGGGACCAGCCCGCGGACGACCCGCGCCCGCGCCAGTTCTCCATCGCGTCGACGCCCGCCGACCGTACGTCGCTCGAGTTCTACGTCATCCTGGTGCGCGACGCCGACGAGGACGGCAGCAACCGGCAGGGCGTCTTCACCGGCGCGCTCTGGCGCCACGCGCCCGGCGACGAAGTGCTCTATATGCCGCGTCCCGCGGGACGCTTCGTGCCCTCGCGGACCTCCCAGCACGACCTGGTGTGCGCCGCCACCGGCACGGGCCTCGCCCCGTTCGTCTCGATGGCCCGCGTCTACTGGCAGGACTATCAGCGCGACGGGCGCTCGCCGCGGCGTCTCACGGTGCTGCACGGCGTGTCCTACGCCAGCCAGCTCGGCTACCGCGCCGAGCTGGAGGAGCTGGCCTCCCATGCAGGGTTCGAGTTGCTCTACGTGCCCGTCGTCAGCCGACCCACACAGGACCCCGGGTACGAGGAGCCCATGGGCCGCGGACGTCTGA contains these protein-coding regions:
- the radA gene encoding DNA repair protein RadA codes for the protein MAKPRASFICEDCGARHQQWSGQCGACGGWNSITEHRPTRAASSASVAAVPLGAVEDDAAARRSTGMSEFDRVLGGGLVDGALILIGGDPGIGKSTLVLRAAAALGTDRRPVLYVAAEESPQQVRMRARRMGLEASAIHVYPDTEVGGALAEAERLRTGLVVVDSIQTVRVEGLAAAPGSVSQVREATVQIMQFAKASQTPVMLVGHVTKEGTVAGPRTLEHIVDTVLYLEGDDFHAQRLLRSVKNRFGPTFEVAVFEMRGDGLHEVPNPSALFLAERDARAPGSAVAVPLEGTRPLVVEIQALTAPTAYALPKRLATGFDLNRLHMLLAVLGRRAGVQLGQHDVYVNVVGGLRLREPAVDLAVAVAIASSARDQAPGPQVAAIGELGLSGELRSVPSAAVRVREAERLGFTRCLVPTASARNGATEGLGAANLAEALALALP
- the ispD gene encoding 2-C-methyl-D-erythritol 4-phosphate cytidylyltransferase, producing MTAGPVDAVVLAAGGATRMGGEDKLLTPLGDAPLIVWSLRAFEQAPEIRHVVVTTSPANRDRLADVTRAARFTKVTRVVLGGTSRAGSVLCGLEALADFGAAFAAIHDGARPFVTPDIIARGVQAARVHGAAVAAVPSVDTVKLVTPAGRVSRTLPREQVWLAQTPQIGPLDSLLQAHRRNRDRLGDFTDDVALLEHEGVPVHVFESDADNVKITRPADLQAARVRVASMPGYPDAMTAPDTQQ